A genomic segment from Aegilops tauschii subsp. strangulata cultivar AL8/78 chromosome 1, Aet v6.0, whole genome shotgun sequence encodes:
- the LOC109766760 gene encoding zinc-finger homeodomain protein 9-like, with product MDVKYPSGSVKKVRQAAVVPAVQEVKYNECGRNHALASGGHVVDGCGEWMPLGDLNPVDAWSYKCAACGCHRSFHRKVMMERSPPLPPMVETVLHGLPQRRKEETPEDRLPGVDSDTNSDGTEYDSDATEYDSEGTEYDDERSMPRPLQPQPVYHPAQNPVEPADISSGRHNFLPRALQIQRLPAQLSPATASPPHGVMSERKRSRTTFTTDQKLRMEELSEHLGWHLQKRDKDFIEARCRDIGVSKKVFRNWMNNKKRKYPSGHNPSAAASSVVGPSHLRLPPPQSHHQC from the exons ATGGACGTCAAGTACCCCAGCGGCTCTGTCAAGAAGGTGAGGCAGGCGGCTGTGGTGCCGGCGGTGCAAGAGGTGAAGTACAACGAGTGCGGCAGGAACCACGCGCTGGCTAGCGGTGGGCATGTCGTGGACGGCTGCGGGGAGTGGATGCCCTTGGGGGACCTCAACCCCGTCGACGCGTGGTCGTACAAGTGCGCAGCCTGCGGCTGCCACCGCAGCTTCCACCGCAAGGTGATGATGGAGAggtcgccgccgctgccgcccatGGTGGAGACCGTGCTCCATGGCCTGCCGCAGCGCAGGAAGGAGGAGACGCCGGAGGACCGGCTGCCGGGCGTCGACTCTGACACCAACTCAGATGGCACGGAGTACGACTCAGATGCCACGGAGTACGACTCAGAAGGCACAGAGTACGACGACGAGCGCTCCATGCCCCGACCACTCCAACCTCAACCCGTGTACCATCCGGCGCAG aatccagtggaacctgcggataTCTCTTCTGGGCGACACAACTTCCTGCCAAGGGCACTGCAGATCCAGAGGCTCCCCGCccagctctcgccggcgacggcgTCACCGCCCCATGGGGTTATGTCGGAGAGGAAGCGGTCCCGCACCACGTTCACCACCGACCAGAAGCTGCGGATGGAGGAGCTGTCGGAGCACCTGGGGTGGCACCTGCAGAAGCGCGACAAGGACTTCATCGAAGCAAGATGCCGCGACATAGGCGTCAGCAAGAAAGTCTTCAGGAACTGGATGAACAACAAGAAGCGCAAGTACCCCAGCGGCCACAACCCCTCCGCTGCAGCATCATCTGTTGTCGGACCATCCCATCTCCGTCTTCCCCCACCACAATCACACCACCAGTGTTAG